The genome window CCATTTTATGCTTGGTCAGATCTTCAACTTCAACGGGACGGAAGGTGCCGAGTCCGATATGGAGAATGACCGGAGCAACCGCGACTCCTTTTTTCTTTACTTTTTCCAGGAGTTTATCAGTAAAGTGAAGTCCGGCAGTCGGAGCCGCAACGGAACCGTCAACACGTGCATATACAGTCTGATAATCGGTCTTGTCAGATTCTTCCGCCTCACGTTTCAGATAGGGAGGAAGGGGAGTAAGTCCGATATTTTCTACCGCACGGAAGATATTGCCGGTCTGATTAAAGCGGACCGTTCTGCCGCGTGATGTAGTGTTATCAATAACTTCGCACCAGAGTGTATCGGAAAAATAAATCTTATTGCCAATGCGCACTTTTCTTGCGGGATCAACAATCACATCCCAGATTGCATCCTGGGCATTCAGTTCCCTCAGCAGGAAAACCTCAATTTTTGCGTTGGTTTTTTCCTTCTTGCCGTAAAGACGTGCCTGAAACACGCGTGATTCATTAACCACCAGCACATCACCTTCTGACATATAATCAACAATGTCGGTGAATCCTTTATTTT of Ignavibacteriales bacterium contains these proteins:
- the queA gene encoding tRNA preQ1(34) S-adenosylmethionine ribosyltransferase-isomerase QueA produces the protein MKLTDFSYNLPKNSIAKYPVSPRDKAKLMVLHREEQTVENKGFTDIVDYMSEGDVLVVNESRVFQARLYGKKEKTNAKIEVFLLRELNAQDAIWDVIVDPARKVRIGNKIYFSDTLWCEVIDNTTSRGRTVRFNQTGNIFRAVENIGLTPLPPYLKREAEESDKTDYQTVYARVDGSVAAPTAGLHFTDKLLEKVKKKGVAVAPVILHIGLGTFRPVEVEDLTKHKMDSEYFEITKESADTINKAIHAKKKVFVCGTSTVRVLETSVTAENLVRPNKGWTDKFIHPPYDFKITKALITNFHVSESTLLMLVAAFGGTEFVMKAYRKAVKDDYRFLSYGDAMLLL